In Hippoglossus hippoglossus isolate fHipHip1 chromosome 24, fHipHip1.pri, whole genome shotgun sequence, a single genomic region encodes these proteins:
- the LOC117758738 gene encoding forkhead box protein A2-like isoform X2 has protein sequence MNSGLSMNSMSGYMSAPGMTGPGTMNAPYVNPVGGSHSSVPGGMCQSPGAAVHPGAGMAPGLSSLSPPPYGSMMSPVYGQACSLRAREPKPYRRSYTHAKPPYSYISLITMAIQQAAAKRLTLNEIYQWITDLFPFYRQNQQRWQNSIRHSLSFNDCFIKVPRSPDRPGKGSFWALHPDSGNMFENGCYLRRQKRFKTGRRPGPGAGAGAREAAAAGRPGSEGGSVTSTSPGSDSQLSPACSSSPAASEVKSSGVKAHRPSSPVRVPSPLAHTQQLFSHHHHHALLMHEATHLKPEPPHHHHQHHPQHHPPYPSFNHPFSINNLMSEPQYGGYGCPLSAAPLVATKPGMDPPHTDPSYYHSVYRPIMNS, from the coding sequence ATGAACTCTGGTTTGTCCATGAACTCCATGAGCGGCTACATGAGCGCGCCTGGCATGACCGGCCCCGGCACCATGAACGCGCCCTACGTGAACCCGGTGGGGGGGAGCCACTCGTCGGTACCGGGCGGGATGTGTCAGAGCCCCGGGGCCGCGGTGCACCCTGGAGCCGGGATGGCACCGGGCCTGAGCTCCCTCAGCCCGCCGCCGTACGGCAGCATGATGAGCCCGGTGTACGGGCAGGCCTGCAGCCTCCGGGCCCGGGAGCCCAAACCCTACCGGCGGAGCTACACGCACGCGAAGCCTCCGTACTCGTACATCTCCCTGATCACCATGGCGATCCAGCAGGCCGCCGCCAAGAGGCTGACGCTGAACGAGATCTACCAGTGGATCACCGACCTGTTCCCGTTCTACCGGCAGAACCAGCAGCGCTGGCAGAACTCCATCCGCCACTCGCTGTCCTTCAACGACTGCTTCATCAAGGTGCCCCGCTCCCCGGACCGGCCGGGCAAGGGCTCCTTCTGGGCCCTGCACCCGGACTCCGGGAACATGTTCGAGAACGGCTGCTACCTGCGGCGGCAGAAGCGCTTCAAGACCGGGAGGAGGCCCGGGCCCGGGGCCGGGGCTGGGGCCagggaggcggcggcggcggggagGCCCGGCTCGGAGGGCGGCTCGGTCACCAGCACCAGCCCCGGGTCCGACTCCCAGCTCTCCCcggcctgctcctcctctcctgcggCCTCAGAGGTGAAGAGCTCCGGGGTCAAAGCTCACCGGCCCTCCAGCCCCGTGCGCGTGCCCTCCCCTCTCGCGCACACGCAGCAGCTGTTCtcccatcatcaccatcacgCGCTGCTGATGCACGAGGCCACTCACCTGAAACCGgagcccccccaccaccaccaccagcaccaccccCAGCACCACCCCCCCTACCCCTCCTTCAACCACCCCTTCTCCATCAACAACCTCATGTCCGAGCCGCAGTACGGAGGGTACGGCTGCCCGCTGTCCGCAGCCCCGCTGGTGGCCACCAAGCCGGGCATGGACCCCCCCCACACCGACCCCAGCTACTACCACAGCGTGTACAGACCCATCATGAACTCATGA
- the LOC117758738 gene encoding hepatocyte nuclear factor 3-beta-like isoform X1, with protein MLSAFKMEAHDHPDWSGSSYYGETECYMNSGLSMNSMSGYMSAPGMTGPGTMNAPYVNPVGGSHSSVPGGMCQSPGAAVHPGAGMAPGLSSLSPPPYGSMMSPVYGQACSLRAREPKPYRRSYTHAKPPYSYISLITMAIQQAAAKRLTLNEIYQWITDLFPFYRQNQQRWQNSIRHSLSFNDCFIKVPRSPDRPGKGSFWALHPDSGNMFENGCYLRRQKRFKTGRRPGPGAGAGAREAAAAGRPGSEGGSVTSTSPGSDSQLSPACSSSPAASEVKSSGVKAHRPSSPVRVPSPLAHTQQLFSHHHHHALLMHEATHLKPEPPHHHHQHHPQHHPPYPSFNHPFSINNLMSEPQYGGYGCPLSAAPLVATKPGMDPPHTDPSYYHSVYRPIMNS; from the exons ATGCTGAGCGCTTTTAAGATGGAGGCGCACGATCACCCGGACTGGAGCGGCAGCAGCTACTACGGAGAGACCGAG tgttacATGAACTCTGGTTTGTCCATGAACTCCATGAGCGGCTACATGAGCGCGCCTGGCATGACCGGCCCCGGCACCATGAACGCGCCCTACGTGAACCCGGTGGGGGGGAGCCACTCGTCGGTACCGGGCGGGATGTGTCAGAGCCCCGGGGCCGCGGTGCACCCTGGAGCCGGGATGGCACCGGGCCTGAGCTCCCTCAGCCCGCCGCCGTACGGCAGCATGATGAGCCCGGTGTACGGGCAGGCCTGCAGCCTCCGGGCCCGGGAGCCCAAACCCTACCGGCGGAGCTACACGCACGCGAAGCCTCCGTACTCGTACATCTCCCTGATCACCATGGCGATCCAGCAGGCCGCCGCCAAGAGGCTGACGCTGAACGAGATCTACCAGTGGATCACCGACCTGTTCCCGTTCTACCGGCAGAACCAGCAGCGCTGGCAGAACTCCATCCGCCACTCGCTGTCCTTCAACGACTGCTTCATCAAGGTGCCCCGCTCCCCGGACCGGCCGGGCAAGGGCTCCTTCTGGGCCCTGCACCCGGACTCCGGGAACATGTTCGAGAACGGCTGCTACCTGCGGCGGCAGAAGCGCTTCAAGACCGGGAGGAGGCCCGGGCCCGGGGCCGGGGCTGGGGCCagggaggcggcggcggcggggagGCCCGGCTCGGAGGGCGGCTCGGTCACCAGCACCAGCCCCGGGTCCGACTCCCAGCTCTCCCcggcctgctcctcctctcctgcggCCTCAGAGGTGAAGAGCTCCGGGGTCAAAGCTCACCGGCCCTCCAGCCCCGTGCGCGTGCCCTCCCCTCTCGCGCACACGCAGCAGCTGTTCtcccatcatcaccatcacgCGCTGCTGATGCACGAGGCCACTCACCTGAAACCGgagcccccccaccaccaccaccagcaccaccccCAGCACCACCCCCCCTACCCCTCCTTCAACCACCCCTTCTCCATCAACAACCTCATGTCCGAGCCGCAGTACGGAGGGTACGGCTGCCCGCTGTCCGCAGCCCCGCTGGTGGCCACCAAGCCGGGCATGGACCCCCCCCACACCGACCCCAGCTACTACCACAGCGTGTACAGACCCATCATGAACTCATGA
- the LOC117758773 gene encoding protein CEBPZOS-like yields the protein MSPNPVTKRLVKAVVALELLGLFGVYGLFHTMNSSRDFRNTVNRRFPSILEVYYQSNEWAGVNGIREGDHEAWSAKQD from the exons ATGTCTCCCAACCCTGTGACGAAGAGGCTGGTGAAGGCCGTGGTCGCTCTGGAGCTGCTGGGACTCTTCGGTGTTTATGGTCTGTTCCACACgatgaacagcagcagag ATTTCAGAAACACCGTGAACAGACGGTTTCCATCGATCCTAGAAG TTTACTACCAGTCCAACGAGTGGGCGGGGGTGAACGGGATCCGAGAGGGAGACCACGAGGCCTGGTCGGCCAAACAGGACTGA
- the cebpz gene encoding CCAAT/enhancer-binding protein zeta isoform X2, protein MARSKQRRKRESLKCEGDEEEEAGNCGGGGGEEEEEEEEDGAADGGEETGRKDKGGEEDEEFNLEEVLKLGGTQADYIFLAGLDDSNDLVDGGKKGAIDDLEEGELQKFINKLGLKAFAGQSVIADEPEGEDAGEPSQKEPSQKEPTQAKAKPASGEEQASSAPRKVTGEQPAGITPKTKKTKTTAAKKAKQNVNVFEFQQRLVLLVKPGGKWFDLDYSAEGSTATQDPQLVSQYKALAQQLFEADVALYKSKKNLQKGANSSWMKTVVSTGVLADRMAAMTVLIQDAAVHTLEHVEGLVSMVKKKGSRRMGLMALDTLRELLLSDLLPEHRKLRTFAQHPFDQLEEKASGNRDARDRRLLLWYFEHQLKHHYAEFVVALDTVAHDTVAATKTKALATAHELLCSRPEQEKALLIQVVNKLGDPEYKTAAKASYLLETLLHKHPNMKVVVSCEVERLMFRPNISPKAQYYAVCFLSQVMLSHDEAELATKLITIYFSFFRACIKKKDIESKMLSALLSGVNRAYPYASAGDEKVKEQLDTLFKVVHLVKFNTAVQALMLLFQVMDSQQTVSDRFYVALYRKLLDSGLSSSSRQSMFLNLLYKSLKADIVLRRVKAFVKRLLQVSAEQNASFTCGALFLVSEVMKAKPGLKVLLQEDGDGEEEEFKDLAEEGDDEEERFVDADKLEEGASAEKVEPKPTASWVHHQNLEGGKKQQIYDPLHRNPLYCGADHTTLWELQRLTVHFHPSVSLFAKTILEGGFILYTGDPLQDFTLIRFLDRFVFRNPKQLRGKQNTDAAAMMPKQRLPLNSLPVNCEEFLLKEESQIPVDEIFFHRFFKKRQQEKQLRRPRRDGDNESVDDVDDEEFEKILDSCEGDSYFADLAVDDLDFAGNVKSKKGKKGAEASDSDDSDMDDLDDEEVSLGSMDEEDFGDELEDEGGTFMDAGGDDDDDEVPELEDDDDSQEEMETPPTKKKRKSSEELNFSGSLGSKPGKKRKGKKDTAMFASAEEFGSLLDENAGSKFDNIGQNAMANTDKAGVKQLKWESQRDDWIQGRDAQTLRKKKTVFNKKRTTTAGRARTGARTGARTFGNRKRKN, encoded by the exons atggcgAGAAGCAAACAGCGCAGGAAAAGAGAGAGTTTGAAATGTgaaggagacgaggaggaggaggctggaaactgcggaggaggaggaggagaagaggaggaggaggaggaggaggatggggcagctgatggaggtgaagagacagggaggaaagacaaaggaggagaagaagatgaggagtTCAATCTGGAGGAGGTTCTCAAGCTCGGAGGAACTCAG GCGGACTACATCTTCCTCGCCGGCCTGGACGACTCCAACGACCTCGTCGATGGAGGCAAGAAAGGAGCCATAGACGACCTGGAGGAGGGCGAGCTGCAGAAGTTCATCAACAAACTGGGCCTCAAGGCGTTCGCCGGACAGAGCGTCATCGCAGACGAGCCAGAGGGTGAAGACGCAGGAGAACCGAGCCAGAAGGAACCGAGCCAGAAGGAACCGACACAGGCCAAAGCCAAGCCGGCGTCCGGAGAAGAACAAGCCTCCAGCGCTCCGCGGAAAGTTACCGGTGAGCAGCCGGCAGGAATCACACCAAAGACCAAGAAGACGAAAACCACTGCCGCGAAAAAGGCAAAACAGAACGTGAACGTGTTTGAGTTTCAGCAGAGGCTGGTCCTGCTGGTCAAACCTGGAGGGAAGTGGTTCGACCTGGACTACAGCGCCGAGGGTTCCACCGCCACGCAGGATCCACAACTGGTCTCCCAGTACAAGGCGCTCGcccagcagctgtttgaggCCGATGTGGCGCTCTACAAGAGCAAGAAGAACCTGCAGAAAGGAGCCAACTCCTCCTGGATGAAGACCGTCGTCTCCACTGGCGTGCTGGCAGACAGGATGGCGGCCATGACGGTTCTGATCCAGGACGCTGCGGTGCACACGCTGGAGCACGTGGAAGGCCTGGTGTCCATGGTGAAGAAGAAGGGCAGCCGGCGGATGGGTCTGATGGCTCTGGACACGCTgcgagagctgctgctgtccgACCTGCTGCCGGAGCACAGGAAGCTCCGCACCTTCGCCCAGCACCCGTTCgaccagctggaggagaaggcCAGCGGCAACAGGGACGCTCGCgaccgccgcctcctcctctggtaCTTCGAGCACCAGCTGAAGCACCACTATGCCGAGTTCGTGGTGGCTCTGGACACGGTGGCTCATGACACGGTGGCAGCGACCAAGACGAAGGCGCTGGCCACCGCCCATGAGCTGCTGTGCAGCCGCCCGGAGCAGGAGAAGGCGCTGCTCATCCAGGTCGTCAACAAGCTGGGAGACCCCGAGTACAAGACGGCGGCAAAAGCGTCGTACCTTCTGGAgacgctgctgcacaaacacccCAACATGAAAGTGGTGGTGTCCTGCGAGGTGGAGCGGCTCATGTTCCGGCCCAACATCAGCCCGAAGGCGCAGTACTACGCCGTCTGCTTCCTCAGCCAGGTGATGCTGAGCCACGACGAGGCCGAGCTCGCCACCAAACTCATCACCATCTACTTCTCGTTCTTCCGCGCCTGCATCAAGAAAAAGGACATCGAGTCGAAGATGCTGAGCGCCCTGCTGTCGGGCGTGAACAGGGCGTATCCGTACGCCAGCGCCGGAGACGAGAAGGTGAAGGAGCAGCTGGACACGCTGTTCAAAGTGGTTCATCTGGTGAAGTTCAACACGGCCGTGCAGGCGCTCATGCTGCTGTTCCAGGTGATGGACTCGCAGCAAACCGTCTCCGACCGCTTCTACGTCGCCCTGTACAG gaAGCTGTTGGACTCGGGGCTGTCGTCGTCCTCCAGGCAGAGCATGTTCCTCAACCTGCTGTACAAGTCGCTGAAGGCCGACATCGTGCTGCGGCGGGTCAAAGCCTTCGTGAAGCGTCTGCTGCAGGTCAGCGCCGAGCAGAACGCCAGCTTCACCTGCGGGGCGCTGTTCCTGGTGTCCGAGGTGATGAAGGCCAAACCGGGTCTGAAggtcctgctgcaggaggacggG gacggagaggaggaggagttcaaAGACCTCGCCGAAGAAGgcgatgatgaagaggagcgCTTTGTGGACGCTGACAAGCTAGAGGAAGGAGCGAGTGCAGAGAAGGTGGAGCCCAAACCAACGGCATCGTGGGTACATCATCAGAACCTGGAAG gagggaaaaaacagcagatcTACGACCCGCTGCACAGAAACCCGTTATACTGCGGCGCCGACCACACGACTTTATGGGAGCTGCAGAGG ctcacTGTGCACTTCCATCCGTCTGTGTCACTGTTTGCAAAAACAATCCTGGAG GGAGGATTCATCCTGTACACCGGGGACCCGCTGCAGGACTTCACCCTCATCCGCTTCCTGGATCGATTCGTCTTCAGAAACCCAAAACAGCTGAGGGGAAAAC AAAACACGGATGCTGCAGCGATGATGCCCAAACAGAGGCTTCCTCTCAACTCTCTACCAG TGAACTGCGAAGAGTTCCTGTTGAAAGAGGAAAGTCAGATTCCTGTGGATGAAATCTTCTTCCATCG CTTCTTTAAGAAACGTcagcaggagaagcagcttCGTCGTCCTCGTCGGGACGGAGACAACGAGAGCGTGGATGACGTGGACGATGAAGAGTTTGAGAAAATACTCG ATTCCTGTGAGGGAGACTCGTACTTCGCTGACCTGGCAGTTGATGATCTGGACTTTGCAGG TAACGTGAAGAGTAAAAAAGGTAAGAAAGGCGCTGAGGCCTCTGACTCGGACGACTCGGACATGGACGACCTGGACGATGAGGAGGTGTCTCTGGGCAGTATGGACGAGGAAGACTTCGGAGACGAGCTGGAGGACGAAGGGGGGACGTTCATGGACGCAGGTGGAgacgacgacgatgacga AGTTCCAGAGTTGGAGGATGACGATG attcacaggaagagatggagacTCCTCCCaccaagaagaagaggaaatccTCCGAGGAGCTCAACTTCTCTGGATCTTTAG GCTCTAAACcggggaagaagaggaaaggaaagaaagacacGGCCATGTTTGCTTCTGCTGAGGAG TTTGGCTCGCTGCTGGACGAGAACGCCGGCTCCAAGTTCGACAACATCGGGCAGAACGCCATGGCCAACACGGACAAAGCAG GTGTGAAGCAGTTGAAGTGGGAGTCTCAGCGTGACGACTGGATCCAGGGGCGCGACGCCCAAACGCTCCGGAAGAAGAAGACCGTGTTCAACAAGAAGAGGACGACGACGGCCGGCCGAGCCAGGACCGGAGCCAGGACCGGAGCCAGGACGTTCgggaacaggaagaggaagaactgA
- the cebpz gene encoding CCAAT/enhancer-binding protein zeta isoform X1 — translation MARSKQRRKRESLKCEGDEEEEAGNCGGGGGEEEEEEEEDGAADGGEETGRKDKGGEEDEEFNLEEVLKLGGTQADYIFLAGLDDSNDLVDGGKKGAIDDLEEGELQKFINKLGLKAFAGQSVIADEPEGEDAGEPSQKEPSQKEPTQAKAKPASGEEQASSAPRKVTGEQPAGITPKTKKTKTTAAKKAKQNVNVFEFQQRLVLLVKPGGKWFDLDYSAEGSTATQDPQLVSQYKALAQQLFEADVALYKSKKNLQKGANSSWMKTVVSTGVLADRMAAMTVLIQDAAVHTLEHVEGLVSMVKKKGSRRMGLMALDTLRELLLSDLLPEHRKLRTFAQHPFDQLEEKASGNRDARDRRLLLWYFEHQLKHHYAEFVVALDTVAHDTVAATKTKALATAHELLCSRPEQEKALLIQVVNKLGDPEYKTAAKASYLLETLLHKHPNMKVVVSCEVERLMFRPNISPKAQYYAVCFLSQVMLSHDEAELATKLITIYFSFFRACIKKKDIESKMLSALLSGVNRAYPYASAGDEKVKEQLDTLFKVVHLVKFNTAVQALMLLFQVMDSQQTVSDRFYVALYRKLLDSGLSSSSRQSMFLNLLYKSLKADIVLRRVKAFVKRLLQVSAEQNASFTCGALFLVSEVMKAKPGLKVLLQEDGDGEEEEFKDLAEEGDDEEERFVDADKLEEGASAEKVEPKPTASWVHHQNLEGGKKQQIYDPLHRNPLYCGADHTTLWELQRLTVHFHPSVSLFAKTILEGGFILYTGDPLQDFTLIRFLDRFVFRNPKQLRGKQNTDAAAMMPKQRLPLNSLPVNCEEFLLKEESQIPVDEIFFHRFFKKRQQEKQLRRPRRDGDNESVDDVDDEEFEKILDSCEGDSYFADLAVDDLDFAGNVKSKKGKKGAEASDSDDSDMDDLDDEEVSLGSMDEEDFGDELEDEGGTFMDAGGDDDDDDEVPELEDDDDSQEEMETPPTKKKRKSSEELNFSGSLGSKPGKKRKGKKDTAMFASAEEFGSLLDENAGSKFDNIGQNAMANTDKAGVKQLKWESQRDDWIQGRDAQTLRKKKTVFNKKRTTTAGRARTGARTGARTFGNRKRKN, via the exons atggcgAGAAGCAAACAGCGCAGGAAAAGAGAGAGTTTGAAATGTgaaggagacgaggaggaggaggctggaaactgcggaggaggaggaggagaagaggaggaggaggaggaggaggatggggcagctgatggaggtgaagagacagggaggaaagacaaaggaggagaagaagatgaggagtTCAATCTGGAGGAGGTTCTCAAGCTCGGAGGAACTCAG GCGGACTACATCTTCCTCGCCGGCCTGGACGACTCCAACGACCTCGTCGATGGAGGCAAGAAAGGAGCCATAGACGACCTGGAGGAGGGCGAGCTGCAGAAGTTCATCAACAAACTGGGCCTCAAGGCGTTCGCCGGACAGAGCGTCATCGCAGACGAGCCAGAGGGTGAAGACGCAGGAGAACCGAGCCAGAAGGAACCGAGCCAGAAGGAACCGACACAGGCCAAAGCCAAGCCGGCGTCCGGAGAAGAACAAGCCTCCAGCGCTCCGCGGAAAGTTACCGGTGAGCAGCCGGCAGGAATCACACCAAAGACCAAGAAGACGAAAACCACTGCCGCGAAAAAGGCAAAACAGAACGTGAACGTGTTTGAGTTTCAGCAGAGGCTGGTCCTGCTGGTCAAACCTGGAGGGAAGTGGTTCGACCTGGACTACAGCGCCGAGGGTTCCACCGCCACGCAGGATCCACAACTGGTCTCCCAGTACAAGGCGCTCGcccagcagctgtttgaggCCGATGTGGCGCTCTACAAGAGCAAGAAGAACCTGCAGAAAGGAGCCAACTCCTCCTGGATGAAGACCGTCGTCTCCACTGGCGTGCTGGCAGACAGGATGGCGGCCATGACGGTTCTGATCCAGGACGCTGCGGTGCACACGCTGGAGCACGTGGAAGGCCTGGTGTCCATGGTGAAGAAGAAGGGCAGCCGGCGGATGGGTCTGATGGCTCTGGACACGCTgcgagagctgctgctgtccgACCTGCTGCCGGAGCACAGGAAGCTCCGCACCTTCGCCCAGCACCCGTTCgaccagctggaggagaaggcCAGCGGCAACAGGGACGCTCGCgaccgccgcctcctcctctggtaCTTCGAGCACCAGCTGAAGCACCACTATGCCGAGTTCGTGGTGGCTCTGGACACGGTGGCTCATGACACGGTGGCAGCGACCAAGACGAAGGCGCTGGCCACCGCCCATGAGCTGCTGTGCAGCCGCCCGGAGCAGGAGAAGGCGCTGCTCATCCAGGTCGTCAACAAGCTGGGAGACCCCGAGTACAAGACGGCGGCAAAAGCGTCGTACCTTCTGGAgacgctgctgcacaaacacccCAACATGAAAGTGGTGGTGTCCTGCGAGGTGGAGCGGCTCATGTTCCGGCCCAACATCAGCCCGAAGGCGCAGTACTACGCCGTCTGCTTCCTCAGCCAGGTGATGCTGAGCCACGACGAGGCCGAGCTCGCCACCAAACTCATCACCATCTACTTCTCGTTCTTCCGCGCCTGCATCAAGAAAAAGGACATCGAGTCGAAGATGCTGAGCGCCCTGCTGTCGGGCGTGAACAGGGCGTATCCGTACGCCAGCGCCGGAGACGAGAAGGTGAAGGAGCAGCTGGACACGCTGTTCAAAGTGGTTCATCTGGTGAAGTTCAACACGGCCGTGCAGGCGCTCATGCTGCTGTTCCAGGTGATGGACTCGCAGCAAACCGTCTCCGACCGCTTCTACGTCGCCCTGTACAG gaAGCTGTTGGACTCGGGGCTGTCGTCGTCCTCCAGGCAGAGCATGTTCCTCAACCTGCTGTACAAGTCGCTGAAGGCCGACATCGTGCTGCGGCGGGTCAAAGCCTTCGTGAAGCGTCTGCTGCAGGTCAGCGCCGAGCAGAACGCCAGCTTCACCTGCGGGGCGCTGTTCCTGGTGTCCGAGGTGATGAAGGCCAAACCGGGTCTGAAggtcctgctgcaggaggacggG gacggagaggaggaggagttcaaAGACCTCGCCGAAGAAGgcgatgatgaagaggagcgCTTTGTGGACGCTGACAAGCTAGAGGAAGGAGCGAGTGCAGAGAAGGTGGAGCCCAAACCAACGGCATCGTGGGTACATCATCAGAACCTGGAAG gagggaaaaaacagcagatcTACGACCCGCTGCACAGAAACCCGTTATACTGCGGCGCCGACCACACGACTTTATGGGAGCTGCAGAGG ctcacTGTGCACTTCCATCCGTCTGTGTCACTGTTTGCAAAAACAATCCTGGAG GGAGGATTCATCCTGTACACCGGGGACCCGCTGCAGGACTTCACCCTCATCCGCTTCCTGGATCGATTCGTCTTCAGAAACCCAAAACAGCTGAGGGGAAAAC AAAACACGGATGCTGCAGCGATGATGCCCAAACAGAGGCTTCCTCTCAACTCTCTACCAG TGAACTGCGAAGAGTTCCTGTTGAAAGAGGAAAGTCAGATTCCTGTGGATGAAATCTTCTTCCATCG CTTCTTTAAGAAACGTcagcaggagaagcagcttCGTCGTCCTCGTCGGGACGGAGACAACGAGAGCGTGGATGACGTGGACGATGAAGAGTTTGAGAAAATACTCG ATTCCTGTGAGGGAGACTCGTACTTCGCTGACCTGGCAGTTGATGATCTGGACTTTGCAGG TAACGTGAAGAGTAAAAAAGGTAAGAAAGGCGCTGAGGCCTCTGACTCGGACGACTCGGACATGGACGACCTGGACGATGAGGAGGTGTCTCTGGGCAGTATGGACGAGGAAGACTTCGGAGACGAGCTGGAGGACGAAGGGGGGACGTTCATGGACGCAGGTGGAgacgacgacgatgacgacGAAG TTCCAGAGTTGGAGGATGACGATG attcacaggaagagatggagacTCCTCCCaccaagaagaagaggaaatccTCCGAGGAGCTCAACTTCTCTGGATCTTTAG GCTCTAAACcggggaagaagaggaaaggaaagaaagacacGGCCATGTTTGCTTCTGCTGAGGAG TTTGGCTCGCTGCTGGACGAGAACGCCGGCTCCAAGTTCGACAACATCGGGCAGAACGCCATGGCCAACACGGACAAAGCAG GTGTGAAGCAGTTGAAGTGGGAGTCTCAGCGTGACGACTGGATCCAGGGGCGCGACGCCCAAACGCTCCGGAAGAAGAAGACCGTGTTCAACAAGAAGAGGACGACGACGGCCGGCCGAGCCAGGACCGGAGCCAGGACCGGAGCCAGGACGTTCgggaacaggaagaggaagaactgA
- the ndufaf7 gene encoding protein arginine methyltransferase NDUFAF7, mitochondrial, with protein MRSFLGFKTQQLLSGVFSSAAAVRWRAAQTRLLCSSSPDEDKRRPSMLRHLTSKLKATGPISVAEYMREVLTNPVTGYYVRNNMLGPDGDFITSPEISQIFGELLGVWILSEWMGAGRPNQLQLVELGPGKGSLASDVLRVFSQLQSVLCEASVSLHLVEVSPALSRLQAQTLTRDSSREADAEDELVYRRGETAAGLPVSWYRRLDDVPTGFSIFIAHEFFDALPIHKFQRTEKGWREVMVDIDPEKSDQLRFVVTPSPTLASSTFVRADERRDHVEVCAEGGVIVQQLARRIVEDGGAALIADYGHEGTKTDTFRGFKGHRLHDVLASPGSADLTADVDFSYLRSIAGGGVACLGPVTQRTFLKNMGIDTRMQALLRNCSDPSTRKQLISSYDMLTNPEKMGERFHFFSLLHHSRLAKPKRATGMKLEKTSPAPLPVAGFTELSFS; from the exons ATGAGAAGTTTCCTCGGTTTTAAAACTCAGCAGCTGCTCAGCGGAGTcttcagctcagcagcagcag tgcGATGGCGAGCAGCTCAGACCAgactcctctgcagctcctcgcCGGATGAAGACAAACGCCGACCGTCCATGCTGAGACACCTGACCTCCAAATTAAAAGCCACAGGTCCGATTTCGGTGGCCGAGTACATGAGGGAGGTTCTCACCAACCCTGTGACG GGTTATTATGTGAGGAACAACATGCTCGGACCGGACGGGGATTTTATCACCTCACCTGAAATCAGTCAGATCTTTGGAGAG TTGCTCGGCGTCTGGATCCTCAGCGAGTGGATGGGAGCAGGTCGAcccaaccagctgcagctggtggagCTCGGACCTGGAAAAGGATCGTTGGCCAGCGACGTCCTCAGG GTGTTCAGTCAGTTGCAGTCAGTTCTGTGTGAGGCCTCGGTGTCCCTCCACCTGGTCGAGGTGAGTCCGGCTCTGAGTCGGCTGCAGGCCCAGACTCTGACCAGGGACAGCAGCCGGGAGGCGGACGCAGAGGACGAGCTGGTTTACCGCCGCGGGGAAACTGCAGCCGGCCTCCCGGTGTCCTGGTACCGCCGCTTAGACGACGTCCCCACAG gtTTCAGCATCTTTATCGCTCACGAGTTCTTCGACGCTCTGCCCATCCACAAGTTTCAG AGGACGGAGAAAGGCTGGAGGGAGGTTATGGTGGACATCGACCCGGAGAAGTCCGATCAGCTGAGGTTCGTCGTGACTCCGTCTCCCACGCTGGCCTCGTCCACATTCGTTCGT gccGATGAAAGGCGGGATCATGTGGAGGTGTGTGCAGAGGGCGGGGTCATCGTCCAGCAGCTGGCCCGGAGGATCGTGGAGGACGGCGGCGCGGCGCTGATCGCCGACTACGGCCACGAAGGAACCAAGACGGACACGTTCAGA GGTTTTAAAGGTCACCGGCTCCACGACGTCCTGGCCTCCCCCGGCTCGGCCGACCTCACCGCCGACGTCGACTTCAGCTACCTGCGGAGCATAGCCGGAGGGGGGGTGGCCTGTTTGGGACCTGTCACTCAGAGGACGTTCCTGAAGAACATGGGCATCGACACACGAATGCAG GCTCTGCTGAGGAACTGCAGCGACCCGTCCACCAGGAAGCAGCTGATCAGCAGCTACGACATGCTGACCAACCCCGAGAAGATGGGCGAGCGCTTCCACTTCTTCAGCCTGCTGCACCACAGCCGCCTCGCCAAACCCAAGAGAGCGACGGGGATGAAGCTGGAGAAGACGAGCCCGGCGCCGCTGCCCGTGGCCGGATTCACTGAGCTCAGCTTCTCCTAG